The genomic interval AAAAACCCTGACTCCAAGGGGTATAAGGCAGCCATGCAGCTAAATGCCGAAAATAAGCTTGTAATTACCGGTACGCCAATTGAAAATTCGCTCATCGATCTTTGGTCCCAAATGAACGTTATTAACCATGGTATTCTTGGAAGTCAAAAGTTCTATGAGGAACAATTTGCCAATAGCCTAAACGAGGGTGTATCGGCTGTTCAGGAGCAGCGGCTGAAGTCAATAATTGCGCCATTTTTGCTAAGGAGAACAAAGGAGGAGGTGGCGAAGGATTTGCCCGAGAAACTCGAGAATATTGTTTACTGCGACATGAGCGAGGAGCAGCAAGAAATTTATAATGGCGAAAAGGAGGCGTTTAAGCAAAACCTTATTGCCAACCTAGATCCCAACGGGTATTCGCGCAACCGCATGAAGATATTTCAAGGGCTGATTCGCTTGCGTCAGGCGGCCTGCCATCCTGCACTATTCGATGATGGATTCACTGGACGCTCGGGCAAATTTGAAGAGGTGGTGCGCATGATCGACAACGTGGTGTCGGAGGGTCATAAGGTACTAGTATTCTCCTCGTTTGTAAAGCATTTGAGACTGGTAGAGAAAGAGATTAAAGCACATGAAATACCTTACCTTATGCTCACCGGTAGCAGCCTTAACCGCGAGGAGTTGGTGAAGAACTTTCAGCATAACGATAAGATAAAGGTTTTCCTCATTTCGCTCAAGGCAGGAGGTTTTGGATTGAACCTTACCGCTGCCGACTATGTATTTCTTCTCGATCCATGGTGGAATCCGGCTAGCGAGAACCAGGCACTCGATCGTGCACATCGCATCGGACAGGACAGAAAGGTTTTTGCCTACCGCTTTATTACAAGTGGATCTATTGAGGAGAAAATAATGGAGCTGCAGGAGCGCAAGAGCAAGCTGGCCGATACTTTCATAAACTCCAATAATCCACTTAAGGACCTAAATCGTGAGCTGCTCGACGCGCTGTTGGGCTAGGTGAAAATATTTTAAGTTGTTTGGCATTATTGGACTAGCTTCGCTCAGTTCTAATTTCTAATTTCTAGTTTCTAGTTTCTAATTTCCTAGTTACCTACCCTTTAGTTTCCGTATAACTTTGCCTTTCAATGGGGTCTGAAAGATTTGTTTTATCATTGCCCCTTGTAATTTGATGTCGATGTGGCTGTCCAAAATATACCTAGACTGAAAACATTGCCACATTTTCATTGTTTATTTCTGGTTGATTGGAAATTGATATGCTTCTTCCACAAGAAAATATTGCATCCCATCCTTTGAACAGTGCTGCACAGGAGACTGGTATTCGGGTGGTTAGGCTTAACCCTAAGGGAAAAGAGCGGCACACCCGTTCGGAACCGCATCGGCACGACTACTACGAGATTATCTTTCTGGAGAAGGGAAGCGGTGTTCATATTGTAGATTTTGAGCAGTTGGAGATACACAACAACGTTTGCTACCTCCTTGCACCGGAAAGCGTTCACCACTTCGACACGTTACGGGAAGTAAACATGCAGGGGTGGCTGGTTGAAATTTCTAAAGACTACATGCACGCAATTGATAGTTCGCTAAACGTTCTTTTCTGCAAGAATAGGGGTAAAATGGCGCTAACAATTCCAACGGAGGAAATTGCAAGACTCTCCAATTTGTTAGCCCAGATGAAGGAGGAGCAGGATAGCAATAGGAAGATGGCTGCACAAGCAGTTATGAGCTACTTTCGGCTGGTGATGGTGGAGCTCTATCGACTTTTGGAGCAGCAGCTGCAGACGGAGCACTTTAGGGAGCCCGACGAACGATTCCTTGCTTTTATGGAGTGGGTGGAGGTGCTTCATCGAGAGGTAAAGAGCATTACAGTTTATGCCGACAAGGTGCATCTCTCTCCACGGCAGCTAAATCGCATCTGTTTGGATATTACCGGAAAAACGGCCAACCAGCTACTTAACGAGCGTGTAAGTCTTGAAGCCAAGCGATTGCTCTTTAATGGCCAAATTCAGGCAAAAGAGGTGGGTTATCATCTCGGGTTCGACGATCCATCCAACTTCGTGAAGTTCTTCAAGCGACACAACGGTATATCTCCGGCTGGATTTCGAGATACCATGTCCAAAATCAACCATCGTTAGTCCAAAAAATCACTTTCCATCTGCTCTTCTTCTCCCGATATTTGCATTGTCAAACTTTAGCAGGTCTTTTTCAAATGCCCTGCCTGCTGAGTTCGGTTTTGAAAACAATTAATAAATTCAAATACTATGAAAAAAGTGATTTTAGTCGCTGTTGCCGTTGCGGCAGTGTTTTCAGCAAAGGCTCAGGACACATGGACTGTTGATAAAGCGCACACGAGCGTAAACTTTAGCGTTACCCACCTTTTAATATCGGAGGTTGATGGGCAATTCAAAAACTTTGAAGGCACGGTGATTTCAAAGTCTCCCGATTTTGTTGGGGCAGAAATTTCATTTACCGTGGATGTAAATAGCATTAGCACCGATAACGAAATGCGCGACAACCACCTCAAGAGCGATGCTTTTTTTGATGCAGCCAAATTCCCGAAGATGACCTTTAAGAGCACCTCTTTCACCAAGGTCAGCGGAAACAAGTATGCGCTAACCGGCGATCTTACCATTAGGGATGTCACTAAACGCGTTACGTTCGATGTAACTTACGGTGGAACGGTAAAAGATGGATACGGCAACACCAAGGCTGGCTTCAAAGCTACAACTGTTATCAACCGATTTGATTATGGCTTAAAGTGGAATGCACTTACCGAAGCTGGTGGAGCAGTTGTAGGTCAAGATGTAACAATAACCATTAACGTGGAGGTGGCAAAGGACAAGAAAAAATAATATTGGATAGCACACTTTTTATGTGTAATACGGGTAGCCATTCCGCAAAGGATTGGCTACTTTAGTCTAAAGACTTTTAGTGATGGCAATAACCCGAATGCCGGCCATATTTATAGGCCACGGAAACCCGATGAATGCCATACAGGACACACCGTTCAGCCGTAGATGGGAGGCATTGGCAACAACCTTGCCAAAGCCACGATTTATACTGTGTATTTCTGCCCATTGGGAAACTAAGGGAACCAAGGTTACCTACTCTGCTTCACCAAGAACTATTCACGATTTTGGGGGCTTTCCCCGCGAGCTGTTCGAAGTGGAATACCCTGCACCTGGATCACCTGCCTTGGCCGATAAGGTGATTGCACAATATCTAGATCAGGTAGTTCAGCCCGACCTTTGCTGGGGCCTCGATCATGGGTGCTGGTCGGTACTGCGCAAGATGTACCCTGAGGCGGGGATTCCCGTTGTGCAGCTGAGCATCGACTACAACCTCTCGCTGAAGGAACACTTTAAATTGGCAGGAAGTCTTGCCGCATTGCGCGAAAAGGGTGTGCTGATAATTGGCAGCGGGAACATTGTGCACAACCTAAGATTGGCACAGTGGGGAAGCGACCAGGTTTACGGCTGGGCCCGCGACTTTGATGGTACTGTAAGGCAGCGAATAGAGGAACGTCGGTTTACCGAACTGTTGGAAATGGATGGAATAGAAGGATCCTCGCTTGCGGTGCCCACACCGGAACACTACATTCCGCTATTGTACACTCTTGCGCTGTATAAGGATGAAGAGATATCGCTTTTTAATGAAGGCTTCGACCTCAGTTCCATCTCCATGACATCGCTAGTACTTAAGGGTTAACAGTATTATTTAAGCAATCATGCCATTTCTGTTGACCTTGTTATCTATATGGCGTACCTTTCGTCCCGAGTGGCTGGAGCACAAATGTTGTTTTGTTGAAAGCCCATAAAATAGGGTTTGGTGAAAGGTCAGCACCAGTAACCTGAACAAAAACACCAGCCATGTGACCGGGTTGGGCAATAATTTTACACCATGATTAAAAAACTACTACTTGGAACTGCCATGGCTACCGTCATGCTATTTGTGGCTCAGCAGGCGGCTACTGCTCAGGAAAAGATGGAACGCCCGGCTAAGGTTGGTGTTCAAGCTATCGACGATTTCAACACCAAGAGCTTCGATACCTACGATGAAAGTCTAAAAATTTCGGATGCCATCAAGCTTATTGATGTAAAGACCGATGCCGATGGAAAACCAGTTTCGGTGACTAATGGTAAGGGCGAGGCGCTTTCGGCTACAGATGCTCTGGCTCAACTAAAGGAGCTCCAGGTTCGCATTAAAGCCCAAAGCGAAAATGTGGAGAAGGTAAAGGCGCTTCAGCAACCTGCAACCGATGCTCTAAAGTCATGCTCCATGATGCAGAAGGCCAAGGCTAGCAGCGCGTTGAGCAAGGATGGTAAGGCACTAACCTATTCAGCCGACGAAACCAAAAAGCAGATGGAGTCCGTTGCCAAGCAAATTGAAATGGTATCGAAGCTGAAGAAATAGTTTTTAAGAAGTTGAGGATAAAACCTTTAAAAAGAAGAGACGCAATATTTTGCGTCTCTTCTTTTATTTCAACTAATACCTAATTAGGTAAACGCCTTTCTACAACCTTGCTAGCAGGTTGAGCACGTTGTTCTCAATTCGCTCCTGAATGTTCTCGATTGGAGCTTTTTCGAAAGGTTCACCTACAATGTGCTCGTATAGCTCAATGTAACGCTGCGAAACGCTCTCCACGAAGGCTGGAGTCATGGTAGGAACGTTTTGTCCACTCTTACCCATAAATCCATTCTCCATGAGCCATTCGCGTACAAACTCCTTGGATAGCTGACGCTGCGGTTCGTTCTTGTCGAACAGGTGCTTGTAGCTATCGGCGTAGAAGTAGCGGCTGGAGTCGGGGGTGTGAATCTCGTCGATGAGGTAAATCTTACCGTTACGCTTACCAAACTCATACTTGGTATCCACCAGGATAAGCCCCATCTCGGCAGCCATCTCTGTTCCCTTTTGAAAAATGGCCAACGTATACTTTTCCAGCAGTGCGTAATCCTCTGCTGAGACCATACCTCTTGAAATGATCTCCTCCTTGGAAATATCTTCATCGTGGAGCCCCTGCTCGGCTTTGGTTGTAGGCGTAATGATTGGAGTAGAGAACTTCTCATTCTCGCGCATTCCCTCAGGAAGCTTTACACCGCAAATTTCTCTTGCTCCACTCTTGTATGCTCGCCATGCGCTGCCACAAAGGTAGGCTCTAACAATCATTTCAACCGAAAATGGTTCACACCGGAGTCCTACAGTAACCATTGGGTCGGGAGAGGCAATCTTCCAGCTTGGGACAATGTCGGCGGTAGCGTCCAAAAACTTGGAGGCAATCTGGTTTAGCACTTGCCCTTTGTATGGAATACCTTCGGGTAGAACAACGTCGAACGCCGAAATACGATCGGTAACTACCATTACCATGTAGTCGTTGCGGATGGTGTATACGTCCCTTACCTTTCCGATGTAGATGTCGGTTTGTCCGGGGAAGTGAAAGCTGGTGCTAACAAGAGCTTTTTCCATTGTGTGAGGTTTTAAACGTTAGTATGGCCATCGGCCGATTCTTTATCTTTATCGAAGGCATGCACAATATACTTTACCAACCGGTGACGGATAATATCGCGCGAGTCGAGCTCAATAACCCCAATACCATCCACGTTACGCAGCAGCTGCATGGCCTTCACCAAACCGGAGTCTACCTGGCGGGGAAGGTCAATCTGGGTCATGTCGCCGGTGACGATAAACTTGGCATTCTTGCCCATTCGGGTAAGAAACATCTTGATTTGCGGAACGGTGGTATTCTGAGCTTCATCGAGGATAACAAATGCGTTGTCGAGCGTGCGGCCACGCATGTAAGCCAGCGGGGCTATTTGGACAGTTCCATCCTCCATAAAGGTGGCGAGCTTGCGCACCGGAATCATGTCGTGTAGGGCATCGTAAAGCGGTTGGAGGTATGGGTCCAACTTCTCCTTCATGTCGCCGGGAAGGAAGCCCAAGCGCTCACCGGCCTCAACGGCTGGACGGGTTAGAATGATTTTTCGAACTTCCTTATTTTTCAATGCCCTAACAGCAAGGGCTATGGCGGTATAGGTTTTGCCCGAACCGGCAGGACCGAGGGCAAAGAGCAGATCGTTTTTGTCGTAGAGGTCGACCATTACGCGCTGGTTGACGGTGCGGGCACGAATTGCCTTGCCGTTGTTGCCCCAAACGAGCACATCATCCATGTCTTCGCCGGCATCCATCATGGCTTTGGCATCGTCCTGAAGTAGACTCTTAAGGTCATCTTCGGAAAGTCGATTGTAGCGTCCAAAAAACTCGACAAGAATGAGGAGCTTATCCTCGAAGCGTTCAATTTCGATGGGTTCACCCGATACCCTTAGTTCCTGTCCCCGAGCCACCACCTTGAGCTTGGGAAATGCTGCAACCAGCAGGTTGTAGTTTGTATTATTTACCCCATACAGGGCCACTGGGTCGATACCCTCTAGCAGAATTAGCTTTTCTGTCATTAAGAATTTATTCAGTTAAGCAGAAGTATTGCCAGATTAGTTGCCTCACGACAGGTTGTGCTAGCCTTTCTTTTGCCATTGTTTATTTGCCTTGTGCATACACCAAATTTTGTAAATGGAAGCACATCGGCATTAATTGGAGAACCTGTTTGTATTTATTGTTTTCTTTCCGAAAAGCTTATGATTTACAACCTAGTTTACGGTTTCATTCTATTGCCAAGAATACATTTCGGAGTGCAAGAAAACATACAAAACTAAGCTTTTTTTGTTACTGGCATGTGTTAATTTTTGGTTACATATCAACCTGTTATGCACAGCTTCAACATCTTTAACAATCGAAAATCAATCATAATGTAGGCTTTCTTGAGGTAAAAAGTGTTACCTAGCTTAAACATATATAGAACCAAAAAGCTTAATTGTGCCAATGCTTCCTGAAAATCAAAAAAAGGCTGCTAAATTTGAGGTATTAATCTATACTGCGCGGGAATGGCCATCATAACCCTTACAACCGATTGGGGACGAATGGACTACTATGTGGGAGCCTTGAAGGGGGAGTTGCTCAACGGCTGTCCCAATGCAACCATTGTGGATATAAGCCACCACATCCCCCCCTTTAACGTGCAGCAGGCAGCCTTTGTGGTGCGCAATAGCTACCAACACTTTCCAAAGGGGACGGTTCACATTATTGGTGTTAATAGCGAACCAACGGAAAAGAATCCTTTGGTGGCGGTGCAGGCCGATGGGCAATATTTTCTTGGTGCCGATACAGGTGTATTCAGCTTGTCCATCAGAGCAAACCCAGATAAGGTGATAAAGCTCAGCTATGAGCCCATTTCGGGCTTTAGTGCGCTACACGTTTTTGGTTCTGCAGCCGCCCATCTTGCCAATGGTGGAGCTATCGACGAGTTGGGAAAACCCTATACTAGCATTGCGCAGATGATTCCGCTGCGGGCAGCCTTCGAGGATTCGCTTATCAACGGAACTATTATCTACATTGACTCCTTCAACAACGTGATAACCAACATAAGCAACGACCTCTTTGAGCGAGTTGGACAAAACCGTGCATTTGAGATATACGTGCAGAGCTTCCACAACAAGCTTACCACCATTTGCAACACCTATAGCGATGCGCTTCCAGGCGAGCTGCTAGCAATTTTCAACTCGGTGGGGCTGCTGGAGGTGGCCATCCACAATGGCAAGGCTGCGGAGCTGCTAAGCTTGGAT from Williamwhitmania sp. carries:
- a CDS encoding AraC family transcriptional regulator — translated: MLLPQENIASHPLNSAAQETGIRVVRLNPKGKERHTRSEPHRHDYYEIIFLEKGSGVHIVDFEQLEIHNNVCYLLAPESVHHFDTLREVNMQGWLVEISKDYMHAIDSSLNVLFCKNRGKMALTIPTEEIARLSNLLAQMKEEQDSNRKMAAQAVMSYFRLVMVELYRLLEQQLQTEHFREPDERFLAFMEWVEVLHREVKSITVYADKVHLSPRQLNRICLDITGKTANQLLNERVSLEAKRLLFNGQIQAKEVGYHLGFDDPSNFVKFFKRHNGISPAGFRDTMSKINHR
- a CDS encoding YceI family protein, which gives rise to MKKVILVAVAVAAVFSAKAQDTWTVDKAHTSVNFSVTHLLISEVDGQFKNFEGTVISKSPDFVGAEISFTVDVNSISTDNEMRDNHLKSDAFFDAAKFPKMTFKSTSFTKVSGNKYALTGDLTIRDVTKRVTFDVTYGGTVKDGYGNTKAGFKATTVINRFDYGLKWNALTEAGGAVVGQDVTITINVEVAKDKKK
- the ygiD gene encoding 4,5-DOPA dioxygenase extradiol, giving the protein MAITRMPAIFIGHGNPMNAIQDTPFSRRWEALATTLPKPRFILCISAHWETKGTKVTYSASPRTIHDFGGFPRELFEVEYPAPGSPALADKVIAQYLDQVVQPDLCWGLDHGCWSVLRKMYPEAGIPVVQLSIDYNLSLKEHFKLAGSLAALREKGVLIIGSGNIVHNLRLAQWGSDQVYGWARDFDGTVRQRIEERRFTELLEMDGIEGSSLAVPTPEHYIPLLYTLALYKDEEISLFNEGFDLSSISMTSLVLKG
- a CDS encoding phosphoribosylaminoimidazolesuccinocarboxamide synthase; protein product: MEKALVSTSFHFPGQTDIYIGKVRDVYTIRNDYMVMVVTDRISAFDVVLPEGIPYKGQVLNQIASKFLDATADIVPSWKIASPDPMVTVGLRCEPFSVEMIVRAYLCGSAWRAYKSGAREICGVKLPEGMRENEKFSTPIITPTTKAEQGLHDEDISKEEIISRGMVSAEDYALLEKYTLAIFQKGTEMAAEMGLILVDTKYEFGKRNGKIYLIDEIHTPDSSRYFYADSYKHLFDKNEPQRQLSKEFVREWLMENGFMGKSGQNVPTMTPAFVESVSQRYIELYEHIVGEPFEKAPIENIQERIENNVLNLLARL
- a CDS encoding PhoH family protein, producing MTEKLILLEGIDPVALYGVNNTNYNLLVAAFPKLKVVARGQELRVSGEPIEIERFEDKLLILVEFFGRYNRLSEDDLKSLLQDDAKAMMDAGEDMDDVLVWGNNGKAIRARTVNQRVMVDLYDKNDLLFALGPAGSGKTYTAIALAVRALKNKEVRKIILTRPAVEAGERLGFLPGDMKEKLDPYLQPLYDALHDMIPVRKLATFMEDGTVQIAPLAYMRGRTLDNAFVILDEAQNTTVPQIKMFLTRMGKNAKFIVTGDMTQIDLPRQVDSGLVKAMQLLRNVDGIGVIELDSRDIIRHRLVKYIVHAFDKDKESADGHTNV
- a CDS encoding SAM-dependent chlorinase/fluorinase; this encodes MAIITLTTDWGRMDYYVGALKGELLNGCPNATIVDISHHIPPFNVQQAAFVVRNSYQHFPKGTVHIIGVNSEPTEKNPLVAVQADGQYFLGADTGVFSLSIRANPDKVIKLSYEPISGFSALHVFGSAAAHLANGGAIDELGKPYTSIAQMIPLRAAFEDSLINGTIIYIDSFNNVITNISNDLFERVGQNRAFEIYVQSFHNKLTTICNTYSDALPGELLAIFNSVGLLEVAIHNGKAAELLSLDVGSAVRVKFLNNVIN